One window of the Deltaproteobacteria bacterium genome contains the following:
- a CDS encoding 50S ribosomal protein L7/L12, whose protein sequence is MADITKEQVVDFISSMTVLELAGFIKELEEKFGVSAAAPVAAVAAAPVAAAESQAEEKTEFDVVLTEAGGNKIAVIKVVRALTNLGLKEAKAKVDELPSVIKEAVSKEQAEEAKAQLTEAGAKVEVK, encoded by the coding sequence ATGGCTGATATAACCAAAGAACAGGTTGTCGATTTCATTTCGTCCATGACTGTCCTGGAACTGGCCGGGTTCATCAAGGAGCTTGAGGAGAAGTTCGGGGTCAGCGCTGCCGCTCCAGTGGCCGCCGTTGCTGCCGCTCCAGTGGCTGCCGCCGAGTCTCAGGCCGAAGAGAAAACCGAGTTCGACGTTGTGCTGACCGAAGCCGGTGGAAACAAGATTGCTGTCATCAAGGTCGTTCGGGCCTTGACCAACCTTGGACTCAAGGAGGCCAAGGCAAAGGTTGACGAGCTTCCCTCCGTGATCAAGGAAGCTGTTAGCAAGGAGCAGGCCGAGGAGGCCAAAGCTCAGCTCACCGAGGCCGGTGCCAAGGTCGAAGTCAAATAG
- a CDS encoding 50S ribosomal protein L10, which yields MNRAEKAQIIEALREKAETANIAIVTDFKGLKVEETNPLRIQLREQNVDFQVVKNTLAGLAFKDTKHAAISEQFKECCAVAFGYDDPVVASKIVLGYAKKNKKFSVRFASLDGTFLDADSLTQLSELPGREQLLAQMLGTMNAVPGNFVRLFANLIRNMLYALNAIKEQKEQV from the coding sequence GTGAACAGGGCAGAAAAAGCGCAGATCATCGAGGCTCTCAGGGAGAAGGCTGAGACGGCGAACATCGCCATCGTCACCGACTTCAAAGGGCTTAAAGTCGAGGAGACCAATCCTCTGCGCATACAGTTGCGCGAACAGAACGTTGATTTCCAAGTAGTGAAGAACACCTTGGCCGGATTAGCGTTCAAGGACACAAAGCATGCGGCCATATCCGAACAATTCAAGGAATGCTGTGCCGTGGCTTTCGGTTACGACGACCCGGTCGTAGCCAGCAAGATCGTTTTGGGGTATGCTAAGAAGAATAAAAAGTTCAGCGTTCGGTTTGCCAGTCTGGACGGAACGTTTCTCGACGCCGATTCCCTGACGCAATTGTCCGAGCTTCCTGGCAGGGAGCAATTGCTGGCTCAGATGTTGGGAACAATGAACGCCGTGCCCGGAAATTTTGTCCGGTTGTTTGCCAATCTGATTAGGAATATGCTCTACGCCTTGAACGCCATCAAGGAACAGAAAGAGCAGGTTTGA
- a CDS encoding 50S ribosomal protein L1 produces MGKKGKKFRTAAETIDRALKYSPREGLELALKSSYAKFDETVDVAINLGVNPKYSDQMVRGAVSLPQGLGKEVRVLVFCKGEVEEKAKAAGADYAGGEELVEKIQGGWMEFDKAVATPDMMALVGKIGKILGPRGLMPNAKTGTVTFDVQKAVQELKAGKVDFKVDKAGVVHAPIGKVSFGVDRIMENFRSFVDMIVKLKPSSAKGTYLKAVSVATTMGPGVKIDPGTLREM; encoded by the coding sequence ATGGGCAAGAAAGGCAAGAAATTCAGAACGGCAGCAGAAACGATCGACAGGGCTCTCAAGTATTCTCCCCGCGAGGGACTCGAACTGGCCCTGAAGTCTTCGTACGCGAAGTTCGACGAAACAGTGGACGTAGCCATCAATCTGGGTGTCAATCCCAAGTACTCCGATCAGATGGTTCGCGGAGCGGTTAGCCTCCCGCAGGGCTTGGGCAAGGAAGTCCGTGTCCTGGTCTTCTGCAAAGGAGAGGTTGAGGAGAAGGCCAAGGCCGCTGGAGCGGATTATGCCGGAGGGGAGGAGCTGGTCGAAAAGATCCAGGGTGGCTGGATGGAGTTCGACAAGGCCGTGGCCACCCCGGACATGATGGCTTTGGTGGGCAAGATCGGCAAGATTCTCGGCCCCCGCGGACTCATGCCCAACGCCAAGACGGGCACCGTGACCTTTGACGTGCAGAAGGCCGTCCAAGAACTGAAGGCCGGCAAGGTCGATTTCAAGGTCGACAAGGCCGGAGTGGTACATGCACCCATCGGGAAGGTTTCCTTTGGGGTTGATCGGATCATGGAGAACTTCAGATCCTTCGTCGACATGATCGTCAAACTGAAACCGTCATCGGCCAAGGGTACCTATCTCAAAGCCGTAAGCGTGGCCACGACCATGGGCCCCGGGGTGAAAATCGACCCCGGGACTCTTCGGGAGATGTAA